CCGCGACATCCCGGTCGAGCCGCTCGCCGGCAAGGTCGTGATCGACACGAACAACTACTACTGGGAGCGCGACGGTCGCATCGCCGAGCTCGACTCCGGTGCGGCGACGGTCTCTGGGCTGCTGCAGGCGCACCTGCCCGACTCGAAGGTCGCGAAGGGCTTCAACAACATCGCCGCAGCGGCGATCCTCACCGACGGGACTCCCGCCGGAACGCCCGGTCGCCGAGCGCTGTCGACCGCGAGCGACTTCGATGACGCCGCAGAGCTCGTCACCGCACTGTTCGACGACCTCGGCTTCGACTCGGTCGTCATCGGAACGCTCGCCGAGAGCTGGCGTGCCGAGCGCGACCAGCCGGCGTACGTCACGCCGCAGAACCGCGAAGAGCTCGTGGCGAACCTGGCACGCGCGGAGCGATCCATCGCCGCGTGATCACGCGGCCACGGGGGTTTCGGCAGGCTCGACCCGCACACCTCGCTCTACGGGTCGAGCCTGTCGAGACCGCTACTCGAGCCACTGGTCACTCGAGCCATTCGGTGATGAACGTCGGGCTCGCGTGGATGTGCGTCGAGATCATGGCCTCGGGCCCGATGACCACGAACTTGTGCGGCGTCTGCGCCGGCACGACGAGCACCTGACCGCCGACCGCCTCGAGCTGTTCGTCGCCGACGGTGAACAGCGCGCGCCCGTGGCGGATGACGAACGTCTCGGAATACGGATGCCGGTGCAACCGCGGTCCCGAGCCGTCCTTCGAGCTGTACGTGAGGATCAGCGACACGTCGGAGCCGATCGACGCGCCCTCGATCGATTCATGCCAGTAGACGTCGTCTTCGGCGGTGCCGCTGCGCTGGTGCATCAGAACCATGGTGTGCTCCTCGCCTTCGCGAGGCACACGGTACACCCGGCGCCGCCCGGCCGCATGCCTCGCGATGCGAGGCGGCGTTCAGAGCACTCGGTCGAGCGCCGGGTGCAGGTGGCGCGTCGTGAGCACCGTCGCAGCATGCCGGGCGCCCGCCTCGAGCGCATCCTCGAGCGCAGCTCCGC
The sequence above is a segment of the Agromyces hippuratus genome. Coding sequences within it:
- a CDS encoding NADPH-dependent F420 reductase, whose product is MTNLAPTDIGIIGAGNIGGTLARQLVELGHRVTIANSRGPETLTELVAELGPNATAGTPAEAAEAGEFVIVTVPLKAYRDIPVEPLAGKVVIDTNNYYWERDGRIAELDSGAATVSGLLQAHLPDSKVAKGFNNIAAAAILTDGTPAGTPGRRALSTASDFDDAAELVTALFDDLGFDSVVIGTLAESWRAERDQPAYVTPQNREELVANLARAERSIAA
- a CDS encoding cupin domain-containing protein, with product MVLMHQRSGTAEDDVYWHESIEGASIGSDVSLILTYSSKDGSGPRLHRHPYSETFVIRHGRALFTVGDEQLEAVGGQVLVVPAQTPHKFVVIGPEAMISTHIHASPTFITEWLE